The following coding sequences lie in one Alosa alosa isolate M-15738 ecotype Scorff River chromosome 21, AALO_Geno_1.1, whole genome shotgun sequence genomic window:
- the LOC125286317 gene encoding solute carrier family 22 member 4-like has translation MRDFDEDTAFLGDWGPYQKLIFILLGLSSIPNGYVGMAMVFMADIPPHHCRLPFLNSSSYGGPGYNLSLPTEEVRGEVILSRCRRYAEQGALDAGSNQSSERCLDGWVFSKERYVSTIVTEWDLVCDDEWKTPFTVTLFFFGVLMGSFLSGIISDRYGRKCIFFATLAVQTVFSLIQAASNSWEMFCVFYFIVGLGQIANYCAAFVLGCELLNKSCRVSFATLGVSLSYAFGYLCLPVFAYFIRDWRMLTVALSAPGFLYIPMWWFIPESPLWLLSQGRVEEAEAIIRAAAKKNGITPPDVIFKRDDTAQLMEKDDGDDQKKYTWLDLIRTTNIRNITILNVIIWSIISLTYYGLSLNTPNMDGDPYLNCVFAAGTEFAGYTMMYFAGRYVSRRLTLSSCIFFCGIMLLLIKIVPAELGALSVTLAMFGKISMTGAFAFVYLYGTELLPTVVRNMGLGMTTMASRVGSMLSAQIAYIGTYNKVLPYILMGCMSIICGVLSLLLPETKDEALPEHISQVKPLHWFCKVKKSEGRNRKEENGCSSSKVEL, from the exons ATGAGGGATTTTGATGAAGACACTGCATTTTTAGGAGACTgggggccttatcaaaaattaATCTTCATTCTCCTGGGTCTCAGCAGCATCCCCAATGGATACGTGGGAATGGCCATGGTTTTCATGGCTGATATTCCTCCTCACCACTGCAGGCTTCCATTCCTGAACAGCAGCAGCTATGGGGGACCGGGCTACAATCTGTCCCTCCCGACCGAGGAGGTAAGAGGAGAGGTCATCCTGAGTCGCTGCAGACGCTATGCGGAACAGGGGGCTTTGGATGCCGGGTCTAACCAAAGCTCAGAGCGCTGTCTGGATGGCTGGGTGTTCAGCAAGGAGAGATACGTGTCCACCATTGTGACTGAG TGGGATCTGGTGTGTGATGATGAATGGAAAACTCCTTTTACAGTCACCTTGTTCTTCTTTGGGGTGCTGATGGGGTCGTTTCTGTCAGGAATTATATCAGACAG GTATGGAAGAAAATGTATCTTCTTTGCCACACTGGCAGTCCAAACTGTCTTTAGCTTAATCCAGGCAGCTTCCAACAGCTGGGAgatgttctgtgtgttctaCTTCATTGTCGGCCTGGGACAAATAGCAAATTATTGTGCAGCTTTCGTTCTAG GATGTGAGCTTCTGAATAAGTCATGCCGTGTCAGCTTTGCCACTCTGGGTGTCAGCTTATCGTACGCTTTCGGCTATCTGTGCCTCCCTGTCTTTGCCTACTTCATCCGGGACTGGAGAATGCTTACGGTGGCCTTGTCTGCTCCAGGATTCCTGTACATACCTATGTGGTG gtttATCCCAGAGTCCCCTCTCTGGCTACTGTCTCAGGGTCGAGTGGAGGAGGCTGAGGCCATCATTAGAGCTGCTGCCAAGAAGAACGGCATCACTCCTCCTGACGTCATCTTCAAGAGAGACGACACTGCACAGCTGATG GAAAAGGATGATGGAGATGATCAGAAAAAATATACATGGCTGGATCTCATAAGAACAACAAATATAAGAAATATCACAATCCTGAATGTAATAATTTG GTCAATAATATCTCTGACTTACTACGGACTGTCATTAAACACCCCTAATATGGATGGAGATCCTTACCTGAACTGTGTCTTTGCTGCTGGCACTGAGTTTGCCGGGTACACTATGATGTATTTTGCGGGGCGTTATGTTTCACGACGCTTGACGCTGTCATCCTGCATATTTTTCTGTGGGATCATGCTGCTCCTCATCAAGATTGTTCCAGCAG AACTGGGCGCTTTGAGTGTCACCTTGGCCATGTTTGGAAAGATCTCCATGACGGGGGCCTTTGCTTTTGTCTATCTCTATGGTACTGAGCTGCTGCCCACCGTGGTGCGGAACATGGGCCTGGGAATGACCACTATGGCCTCTCGAGTGGGCAGCATGTTATCTGCGCAGATAGCCTACATAG GGACATATAATAAGGTGTTACCCTATATTCTTATGGGGTGCATGTCCATAATCTGTGGGGTTTTAAGTCTGCTATTACCAGAAACAAAAGATGAGGCGCTTCCGGAGCACATCAGCCAAGTTAAACCTCTCCATTG GTTTTGTAAGGTGAAGAAATCAGAGGGGAGGAACAGAAAGGAAGAAAATGGCTGTTCAAGCAGCAAAGTGGAGTTGTAA